The Comamonas testosteroni genome contains the following window.
TGGGCAGACCGTTCAGCCACGACCCCTCGGCAGGCCTGGGCCTGTGCGGGGACTGGTGCATAGGCATGCGGGTGGAAGACGCTTTTGTCTCGGGTCTGGAAATGGGGCTGGCCCTGGCCTGAGCCAACTGCGCGCAGTCAAGGGGCGTAAGATGGCGTCCCTCATGACAGCGGCCCTCTCCCGTCCCTCCTCCAGCGCTCCCAGCACGGGGCCATATATCGGGCGCTTTGCGCCCTCTCCCACCGGACCGCTGCATGCCGGCTCTCTGGTCGCGGCGCTGGCCAGCTGGCTGGATGCACGCGCCCAAGGCGGACGCTGGCTGATTCGCATCGAAGACATCGATCCGCCACGCTGCCAGCCTGGTGCCGACCAGGAAATCCTGCGCCAGCTGGCCGCCTGTGGCCTGCACTCCGATGCCCCCGTGGTCTGGCAGTCGCAGCGTCATGCACTCTATGAAAAAGCGCTGCAACAGCTGCAGGCGCAAAAAATGGCCTACCCCTGCGGCTGCACGCGCAAAGACATCGAAGCCGCCTGGCAGGCACAGGGACTGACTCACGAGCGACATGTGGAACGGCCCTACCCCGGAACCTGCCGTCATGGCCTGCAAGGCAAGCCCGCCCGGGCCTGGCGCTTTGCACTGGAGCAGCAGGTGCATGAATTACAAGAGAACCAGTTCAAAACAACCATTCCAAAAGCGCAAACAGCTACACAAAGCATAGCACCCAGACAACACTGCCTGGAAAGCAGACGCCCCGTGCTGCACTGGCAGGACCGGCGTCTGGGCGCGCAGCAGCAGAACCTGATCAACAGCGTGGGCGACTTTGTGCTGCGCCGCGCGGACGGGCTCTGGGCCTACCAGCTGGCCGTGGTCGTTGACGACGCCGAGCAAGGCATCACCGATGTGGTGCGCGGTGAAGACCTGGCAGACAACACTCCGCGCCAGCTGCTGCTGCAGCGCGCCCTGGGCCTGACCCAGCCGCGCTATCTGCACACACCGCTGGTCTGCATGGACAACGGAGAAAAGCTCTCCAAACAGCATGGCGCACCCGCCGTGGATGTCAGCCAGCCGCTGACCGTGCTGTCTGCCGCGGCACAGCGGCTCGGCCTGCCACAAGCGCCCGCAGACGCATCCTGCAGCAGCGAAAGCCCCGCAAGCGCCTTGCCTTTGGCGCTGGACTTCTGGGTCCGGTGCTGGCGCCAAACCTACAATATCGCCCCGTGACTTCTTCTAATCCAACACCTACCACCGATATGGCCGAAAACGTGCCAGCCGCTGACGCATCCGCAGCATCCCAAGGCCAGGCACCCGAAGGCGTGGCCTATCCCAAGACCATCAAAAGCTATGTGCGCCGCGCCGGCCGCACCACTACGGGCCAGGCCAAGGCTTTTGAAGAACTGGGTCCGCGCTTCCTGCTGCAATACCAGAAGGCTCCTCTGGACGCCGCAGCCGCCTATGGCCGCGACGGCAAGCTGATTCTGGAAATCGGCTTCGGCATGGGTGAAGCCACCGCCCATATCGCCCGCGTGCGCCCCGACGATAATTTCCTGTGCTGCGAAGTGCACGAACCCGGCGTGGGCGCGCTGCTCAAGCGCATTGGCGAGCAGGAGATCGAGAACATCCGCATCCTGCAACACGATGCCGTGGAAGTCATCGACAACATGCTGCCCGAAGCCTCGATCGACGGCGTGCACATCTTCTTCCCCGATCCCTGGCACAAGAAAAAGCACAACAAGCGTCGCCTGATCCAGAGCCCGCTGATCGCCAAGCTGGCCGCTCGCATCAAGCCCGGTGGCTACATCCACTGCGCCACCGACTGGGAGCCCTACGCGGTGCAGATCCTGGAAGTGCTGAACGCAGAACCCATGCTGCAGAACACGGCCGAGAACTACGCCGAAAAGCCCGACTACCGGCCGCTAACCAAATTCGAAAACCGCGGCATCCGCCTCGGTCATGGCGTCTGGGACCTGGTGTTCAGGAAGAAGTAACCCCCTGAGGCACTTTGCGCCTTCCCCTAGCCGGGCGCCCCCTTTTCTCTACGCGCTTCGCGCTAAGGAAAGGGGGACGACACCCTCGGTGCGGGGCGGCCCTTCCTCGGTGTCTCCGACTTGGGTTATGCCAGTTTCCAAGGGTTCGCTCCAACAATAAAAAACGCTCCTCATTGAGGAGCGTTTTGTTTTGGGACAAGGCAGCCTTGGCCGCCCCTGTCTTGCGCTTACAGGCGCTCGGCTCAGAGGCGCTCGGCCGCCCAGGCCTGGACGCTGGCCAGCGCTGCGGGCACGGCTGCGGCATCGGTGCCGCCGGCCATGGCCATATCGGGCTTGCCACCGCCCTTGCCGCCCACTTGCTGGGCCACAAAGTTCACCAGTTCGCCGGCCTTGACCTTGGCGGTCTCGGCCTTGGTCACGCCGGCAGCCAGCTGCACCTTGTCGCCATCCACGGCGGCCAGCACGATCACGGCCGCGCCCAGCTTGTCCTTGAGCTTGTCCATGGTGTCGCGCAAGGTCTTGGCATCGGCGCCTTCGAGCTTGGCGGCCAGCACCTTGACGCCCTTGACGTCGGCAGCCTGCGTGACCAGCTCGTCGCCCTGGCTGGAAGCCAGCTTGCCCTTGAGCGCAGCGATTTCCTTTTCCAGTGCCTTGATCTGATCCAGTGCACCGCCGATGCGGTTGGTCAGCTCGGCTGCAGGAGCCTTGAAAGCGGCCGCAGCCTGGTCCACGGTGGACTCCAGCGACTGCAGATAGGCCAGCGCGTTCTCGCCCGTAATGCCTTCGATACGACGCACGCCAGCGGCCACGCCGGATTCGCCCACCACCTTGAACAGGCCGATGTCGCCGGTACGGCTGACATGGGTGCCACCGCAGAGCTCGCGGCTGGAGCCGATGTCCAGCACGCGCACGGTTTCGCCGTACTTCTCGCCGAACAGCATCATCGCGCCGGTCTTCTGGGCCGACTCGATATCCATCACGCGTGCATCGGTGGCGGTGTTGGCCAGCACCTCGGCATTGACGCGGGCTTCGATCTCGCGGATCTGCTCGGCAGTCACCGGGGCGTTGTGCGCAAAGTCGAAGCGGGTACGCTCGGCATTGACCAGCGAGCCCTTTTGCTGCACATGGGCGCCCAGCACTTCGCGCAAGGCCTTGTGCATGATGTGTGTGACCGAGTGGTTGCGCATGGTTGCAGCGCGCACGGCGGTGTCCACCTGTGCTTCAACGGCATCGCCCACCTTCAGGCTGCCGGCTTCCAGCACGCCGTGGTGACCGAATACATCGGCCTTGATCTTGAGCGTGTCTTCCACGGCAAAGCGGTTGCCACCCGCAACAATCACGCCCTGATCGCCGACCTGGCCACCGGATTCTGCATAAAAAGGAGTGGCATCCAGAACAACCACGCCGTTTTGACCTGCTTTCAGCTCGGAAACAGATACACCGTCAGCGTAAAGCGCTACGATTTTTGCAGATTCTGCCAGCTTGTCGTAGCCCACGAAGGTGTTGCCCTGTCCGGTGTACTCCAGCGCGCGATCCATCTTGAACTTGCCGGCTGCGCGGGCAGTTTCCTTCTGGTGCTGCATGGCGGCGTTGAAGCCGGCCTCGTCCACCGTCACGCCACGCTCGCGCGCCACGTCGTTGGACAGGTCCAGCGGGAAGCCGTAGGTGTCATGCAACTTGAAGGCCACATCGCCGGGCAGCACCTTGACGTCGCCGGCCAGTGCGCTGTCCAGGATTTCCATGCCGTTGGCCAGGGTCTCGAAGAAACGCTCTTCCTCGGCCTTGAGCACGCTGGTGATATGCGCTTCCTGCTCCTTGAGCTTGGGATAGGCATCGCCCATCTGTACGACCAGGTCGGCCACCAGCTTGTGGAAGAAGGGAGTCTTCTGGCCCAGCTTGTAACCGTGACGGATGGCGCGGCGGATGATGCGGCGCTGCACATAGCCACGACCTTCGTTGGAAGGAATCACGCCGTCGGACACCAGGAAGGAGGTCGCGCGGATATGGTCGGCAATCACCTTCAGCGAAGGAGTGCTCAGATCTTCGGTATGGGTTTCGCGGCCGGC
Protein-coding sequences here:
- the gluQRS gene encoding tRNA glutamyl-Q(34) synthetase GluQRS — protein: MTAALSRPSSSAPSTGPYIGRFAPSPTGPLHAGSLVAALASWLDARAQGGRWLIRIEDIDPPRCQPGADQEILRQLAACGLHSDAPVVWQSQRHALYEKALQQLQAQKMAYPCGCTRKDIEAAWQAQGLTHERHVERPYPGTCRHGLQGKPARAWRFALEQQVHELQENQFKTTIPKAQTATQSIAPRQHCLESRRPVLHWQDRRLGAQQQNLINSVGDFVLRRADGLWAYQLAVVVDDAEQGITDVVRGEDLADNTPRQLLLQRALGLTQPRYLHTPLVCMDNGEKLSKQHGAPAVDVSQPLTVLSAAAQRLGLPQAPADASCSSESPASALPLALDFWVRCWRQTYNIAP
- the trmB gene encoding tRNA (guanosine(46)-N7)-methyltransferase TrmB is translated as MAENVPAADASAASQGQAPEGVAYPKTIKSYVRRAGRTTTGQAKAFEELGPRFLLQYQKAPLDAAAAYGRDGKLILEIGFGMGEATAHIARVRPDDNFLCCEVHEPGVGALLKRIGEQEIENIRILQHDAVEVIDNMLPEASIDGVHIFFPDPWHKKKHNKRRLIQSPLIAKLAARIKPGGYIHCATDWEPYAVQILEVLNAEPMLQNTAENYAEKPDYRPLTKFENRGIRLGHGVWDLVFRKK
- the alaS gene encoding alanine--tRNA ligase, which produces MSTPTFSVADIRKTFLDFYASKGHTVVASSSLVPGNDPTLMFTNSGMVQFKDVFLGTDKRPYNRATSVQACLRAGGKHNDLENVGYTARHHTFFEMLGNWSFGDYFKKESIEWGWELLTKVFGLPAEKLLATVYHEDDEAYDIWKNVIGLPAERIIRIGDNKGGKYKSDNFWMMADTGPCGPCSEIFYDHGEHIAGGPPGSPEEDGDRFIEIWNHVFMQFDMKEDGSVVKLPAPCVDTGMGLERLAAILQHVHSNYEIDLFQALIKAAGRETHTEDLSTPSLKVIADHIRATSFLVSDGVIPSNEGRGYVQRRIIRRAIRHGYKLGQKTPFFHKLVADLVVQMGDAYPKLKEQEAHITSVLKAEEERFFETLANGMEILDSALAGDVKVLPGDVAFKLHDTYGFPLDLSNDVARERGVTVDEAGFNAAMQHQKETARAAGKFKMDRALEYTGQGNTFVGYDKLAESAKIVALYADGVSVSELKAGQNGVVVLDATPFYAESGGQVGDQGVIVAGGNRFAVEDTLKIKADVFGHHGVLEAGSLKVGDAVEAQVDTAVRAATMRNHSVTHIMHKALREVLGAHVQQKGSLVNAERTRFDFAHNAPVTAEQIREIEARVNAEVLANTATDARVMDIESAQKTGAMMLFGEKYGETVRVLDIGSSRELCGGTHVSRTGDIGLFKVVGESGVAAGVRRIEGITGENALAYLQSLESTVDQAAAAFKAPAAELTNRIGGALDQIKALEKEIAALKGKLASSQGDELVTQAADVKGVKVLAAKLEGADAKTLRDTMDKLKDKLGAAVIVLAAVDGDKVQLAAGVTKAETAKVKAGELVNFVAQQVGGKGGGKPDMAMAGGTDAAAVPAALASVQAWAAERL